In Leisingera sp. NJS204, the DNA window TGAGGCGCCTTAGAGAAGTTCACTCAAAGACAACAAACATCGGAGACTTCGACTTGGATAGTGGAGATAAGGCGACCTGTTTTTTGAACTGTTGTCTACTAATTTGCTGGTCGGCAGAAAAATTCGTTATGTTTTCGACAAAAGACAAACCTAAAAGTTTTCTCAGGTCCAAAGCTCTGGCATAATTTACCCAGCGCCTTCTCTCCATGAAGTAGCGCACTTCGGCAAGCACCGAGGCCACTTTTCTGCCGGCTTCCGCCATTACGGTTTGCCTTGGCGCCTAAAGGCCTCGATTGGTCTTGCGCGCGCAAGCACCCCGGCAGCCAGGTCAAAGACCTACTCCCCTAAACACCATTACATCAAGCTAATCTCATGTGAGATTAGGGGAAAGCGGCATCATAGTCAAAATGAAGTTATCTTGTCGCAAGAATATCTTCTGATAATTGGGTCAATCCGGTGAAAATGGATCAATAGCCTTAAATACTCCTGTCGCGGTCATTTTGCGGCGGTGCTCCAAAGCAGTAACTGCACTTACAGGATCAATCGAAGTCAGATCGTCAAAATTCAGTTGCTCTAACCTGCCACGGGTGAAGCGGGCAGAAAGCAGATATTCATCGTTCGTATGTCCCGTTGCTACGTCCATACGCTGTGAGTACCCGGAAACCACGACCTCATCCGCCCAAGGGAGCACGGCTGAGACGAAGCAGGCTAGTCGCAATGCGATGCCGTGAATATGGTTGGCATACTCCAATCGAAGCGCTTTCTGCGGTTTGTTCTTCACGTTCAGTTTCTTGCCTGAAACCGCGATGGTGGCAACACGCTGAGGAAGGTCCTCAATTTCGGGCAAATCGACATCGAGCCAAACCTGCTTTTTGTCCAAATTGAGGTCGAAGGAAGTGAGGGTTTCGCGTGGCCAATCCAAGGAATTCAGAACATCCTCTAACTCAGATGCCGCGTACTCCTGATCAGTCGATAGTCGTATGCGATGCTCTTGTTCAGCCATGGCAGCGTTGCTGGCGTGAGCGGCTCTAGCCTCAACCCAACGTGAGTGCTCAGATTTCCAGTGTTCCATGGAAGTTGCGAACTCATCATCGATCCGAGCAATTTTTTCTTTGTGCTGCTCACACGCCCGCGAATGCTCCTCAGTCAGTTGTTGAACGCGTTTTTCGAACCGTTTCTTGCCCCCGAGAAAGCCCAACAACAATCCTGGCTCTCTAGGAAGTTCAAGACGTGGTTCGTTTGGGTAGCGCTTCCGGATTGGCTTTGAGGGCTCCCTCACTGAAAAAGGTTCGATGGCTAGAAGGTTTTCCGGAGATGGGTGAGGAGCGTCTTGGAATATGCCCTCAAGCAGATCAACGTCCCCATTTATCTTTTGCATTGCATCGCCCATGAGGGTTCGGATGGCTTCGCCATTCTGTTCCCAGGCCAGGCTCAATTCACGGCCTTTCAAGAGGTCACCGTTGGCATCAGTGCAGGACACGGTACCTTGATCATCAATGGACACACTGACCTTAGACAACGCCTCCGCACGGCGACGCTCACGCTCGGCCTTCTCCAGATGTCTCTGGTTTGCACGCGAAGAACTTCGTGACGAGCTTGTATAGCTCAAGCCGGTGCCTGGGATCGATAGTGATGTACGTGTCCCACGCTTGGAAATGTTGGTTGTTACTCCACGCCCGCCAAGTGAAACAGATGTTCCTGATCCTGATACATTCAACCTAACGCCAGGAGCGACTTTAAAACTTTTGCGAAAGCGTAGTGCCATGTCTGTCTCAAATCTATTAGTCAACGGCCACACGGTAACACCCTATAGGAGAGCCCTCAACAGAGCACACCGCATTTGGTTGCTTCCTGCTCAGCCCGCTCGTCAGCGCAATCCGCACCGCATCGGCCCGGAATTCTTCTGTCCGTTTCAGTCCCATAGTTCGTCTCCTTTGCTGCAATAAATGCTATCAAAGGAGCGGCATCAAACC includes these proteins:
- a CDS encoding DUF4236 domain-containing protein, whose protein sequence is MALRFRKSFKVAPGVRLNVSGSGTSVSLGGRGVTTNISKRGTRTSLSIPGTGLSYTSSSRSSSRANQRHLEKAERERRRAEALSKVSVSIDDQGTVSCTDANGDLLKGRELSLAWEQNGEAIRTLMGDAMQKINGDVDLLEGIFQDAPHPSPENLLAIEPFSVREPSKPIRKRYPNEPRLELPREPGLLLGFLGGKKRFEKRVQQLTEEHSRACEQHKEKIARIDDEFATSMEHWKSEHSRWVEARAAHASNAAMAEQEHRIRLSTDQEYAASELEDVLNSLDWPRETLTSFDLNLDKKQVWLDVDLPEIEDLPQRVATIAVSGKKLNVKNKPQKALRLEYANHIHGIALRLACFVSAVLPWADEVVVSGYSQRMDVATGHTNDEYLLSARFTRGRLEQLNFDDLTSIDPVSAVTALEHRRKMTATGVFKAIDPFSPD